A genomic region of Pseudorca crassidens isolate mPseCra1 chromosome 10, mPseCra1.hap1, whole genome shotgun sequence contains the following coding sequences:
- the PRPH2 gene encoding peripherin-2: MALLKVKFDQKKRVKLAQGLWLMNWLSVLAGIIIFGLGLFLKIELRKRSDMMDNSESHFVPNSLIGMGVLSCVFNSLAGKICYDALDPAKYAKWKPWLKPYLAVCVLFNIVLFLVALCCFLLRGSLESTLAHGLKNGMKFYRDTDTPGRCFMKKTIDTLQIEFKCCGNNGFRDWFEIQWISNRYLDFSSKEVKDRIKSNVDGRYLVDGVPFSCCNPSSPRPCIQYQLTNNSAHYSYDHQTEELNLWVRGCRAALLSYYSNLMNSVGAVTLLVWLFEVTITIGLRYLHTALEGVANPEDPECESEGWLLEKSIPETWKAFLESLKKLGKGNQVEAEGVDAGQAPEAG; the protein is encoded by the exons ATGGCTTTGCTGAAAGTCAAATTTGACCAGAAGAAGCGGGTCAAGTTGGCCCAAGGGCTCTGGCTCATGAACTGGCTCTCCGTGTTGGCTGGTATCATCATCTTCGGCTTAGGGCTGTTCCTAAAGATTGAACTCAGGAAGCGGAGCGATATGATGGACAATTCCGAGAGCCATTTTGTGCCCAATTCCTTGATAGGGATGGGGGTGCTGTCCTGTGTCTTCAATTCTCTGGCGGGTAAAATCTGCTATGACGCCTTGGACCCTGCCAAGTACGCCAAGTGGAAGCCCTGGCTGAAGCCATACCTGGCCGTGTGTGTTCTCTTCAACattgtcctcttcctggtggcccTCTGCTGCTTCCTCCTGCGGGGCTCCCTGGAGAGCACGCTGGCCCACGGGCTCAAGAATGGCATGAAGTTCTACCGGGACACGGACACCCCAGGCAGGTGTTTCATGAAGAAGACCATCGACACGCTGCAAATTGAGTTCAAGTGCTGTGGCAACAACGGCTTTCGGGACTGGTTTGAGATTCAGTGGATCAGCAACCGCTATCTGGACTTTTCCTCCAAAGAAGTCAAAGA TCGCATCAAGAGCAACGTGGATGGGCGGTACCTGGTGGATGGAGTCCCCTTCAGCTGCTGCAACCCCAGCTCGCCACGGCCCTGTATCCAGTACCAGCTCACCAACAACTCTGCACACTACAGCTATGACCACCAGACGGAGGAGCTCAACCTGTGGGTGCGCGGCTGCAGGGCCGCCCTGCTGAGCTACTACAGCAACCTCATGAATTCCGTGGGCGCTGTGACGCTCCTCGTCTGGCTTTTTGAG GTGACCATCACCATCGGGCTGCGCTATTTGCACACGGCGCTGGAAGGCGTGGCCAACCCCGAAGACCCCGAGTGCGAGAGTGAGGGCTGGCTTCTGGAGAAGAGCATTCCGGAGACCTGGAAGGCCTTTCTGGAGAGCCTGAAGAAGCTGGGCAAGGGTAACCAGGTGGAAGCCGAGGGTGTGGATGCAGGCCAGGCCCCAGAGGCTGGCTGA